Below is a window of Tsuneonella deserti DNA.
AGGTCGAGCCGCAGTGTCGGCGGCGGGAGTCCGCTCATGGGTTGGCCGGCGAAACCGGCAAATCATGTTCCGAAGCTTCGAAATCGCGCGGCGGGCCAGGAGGGATGCCCCACCACGCCACCAACAGCCCGAACGCCACCACCGCCCACGTGTACCACAGGCCGGAATAGGGATTGCCGGTCGTCGCCACGATGTAGCCCGCAATGAGCGGCAGGAACCCGCCGAGATAGCCGGCGCCGATGTGGTAGGGGATCGACATCGAGCTGTAGCGGATCTGCGGCGGGAACATCTCGGCCAGCAGGGCAGCAACCGAGCCATAGGTCAGCGCGGACAGCAGCCCGAGCGCGCACAGCAACCCGACTATGCCGGCAAGGCTCGCGAGCGGCGGTTTCTGCTTGGCGAAGTCGTAGCCTTTCGCTTCGAGCGCGGATTGCAGCGAAGCCTTGCGGCCGGCGTCGTCCGCCGGGTCAATGGCCAGCGGTTCACCCCCGACGCTGACGTGAGGCGCGCCCTCGGGGTCGCCCACGGAATAGCTGACCCCGAGCGAGGTGAGATCGGCCAGCACCCGCCCGCATTCGGTCGCCTGCTTGCTGGCGAAGGCATCGTATTCGCAACCGCTGCCGCTCACGATCACGGGCGCCGCACGCGCGCTGGCGGCGAGGCCGGGGTTGGCCAGTGAGCCCATGCCCCAGAATATCGGGAACAGCAGGACCAGCGTCGCGATCGCCCCGATGATGATCGGACGTTTGCGCCCGACCCGGTCAGACCATTTGCCGACGAGCAGGTAGAACCCCATCGAGATGGCGCCGGACACCAGCATGACGATCTCGACCGTCGCCTCGTCCATCCGCATCGGGCCCCGCAGGAAGCTCATTCCCGAAAAGAACGCGGTGTACCAGATCGTCGTCAACACGCCTGTGATGCCGAACAGCGCGACGAACAGGCGCTTCGGGTTGCCGGGATAAGTCATGCTCTCGACGAAAGGATTCTTCACCATCTCGCCCGCTTGTTTCATCGCCTTGAACACCGGACTTTCGGATAGCTTCAGGCGCATCCACAGGCTGACTGCCAGCAGGATCAGGCTGAGCAGGAAGGGCACCCGCCAGCCCCAGGCCTCGAAAGCATCGGCCGGTATGAACGCACGACAGCCGATCACCACGATGATCGAGAGAACGAACCCGCCAACCACGCTGGACTGGATGAAGCTGGTATAGAAGCCGCGCTTTTCGGGCGGCGCATGCTCGGCAACATAAACCGCCGCGCCTCCGTACTCACCGCCGAGCGCCAGGCCCTGGAGAATGCGGAGAAGTATCACGATCGCCGGGGCGGCAAGTCCGATCGACACGGCGCCCGGCACCAGTCCGACCCCGGCGGTCGCCACGCCCATGAGAGTGACGGTGACGAGGAAAGTGTATTTTCTCCCCAGCCTGTCGCCCAGATAACCGAACAGGATCGCCCCCAGCGGCCGGAACCCGAACCCGACCGCGAACCCCGCCCACACCAGGAGGAGTTGCAGTGTCTCGTTGTCGGCCGGGAAAAACGCCTTGCCGATCAGCGCGGCGAGCGTGCCGTAAATGAAGAAATCATACCACTCGAACACCGTGCCGACCGAGGAAGCTGCGATGACGAGGCGAATTTCCTTCGCGCTCGGCTCATGGCCCGGCGCTGCGGCGGCGGCGGTTGCGCTCATGACGGCGGCGATGCTCCCCTTCCCTTGCTGCAGCGGCTCTAGCCG
It encodes the following:
- a CDS encoding MFS transporter, with translation MSATAAAAAPGHEPSAKEIRLVIAASSVGTVFEWYDFFIYGTLAALIGKAFFPADNETLQLLLVWAGFAVGFGFRPLGAILFGYLGDRLGRKYTFLVTVTLMGVATAGVGLVPGAVSIGLAAPAIVILLRILQGLALGGEYGGAAVYVAEHAPPEKRGFYTSFIQSSVVGGFVLSIIVVIGCRAFIPADAFEAWGWRVPFLLSLILLAVSLWMRLKLSESPVFKAMKQAGEMVKNPFVESMTYPGNPKRLFVALFGITGVLTTIWYTAFFSGMSFLRGPMRMDEATVEIVMLVSGAISMGFYLLVGKWSDRVGRKRPIIIGAIATLVLLFPIFWGMGSLANPGLAASARAAPVIVSGSGCEYDAFASKQATECGRVLADLTSLGVSYSVGDPEGAPHVSVGGEPLAIDPADDAGRKASLQSALEAKGYDFAKQKPPLASLAGIVGLLCALGLLSALTYGSVAALLAEMFPPQIRYSSMSIPYHIGAGYLGGFLPLIAGYIVATTGNPYSGLWYTWAVVAFGLLVAWWGIPPGPPRDFEASEHDLPVSPANP